A section of the Centropristis striata isolate RG_2023a ecotype Rhode Island chromosome 7, C.striata_1.0, whole genome shotgun sequence genome encodes:
- the LOC131974649 gene encoding polyubiquitin-B-like gives MEINIKMLDGSCHTLEVNPDDTVASLKIRIQEKLGVPCNTQKLMFVNGQSTHLSDDSKPLGWYSLHRGATVSLLVTQPVNQPVQVFLKDEKGVTTTYDFIPEETVSHFKSRVQSQEGVPVSQQKLVHQGRVMDGGKLSDYNVTEKSTIDLGLRLRGG, from the coding sequence ATGGAAATAAACATCAAAATGCTGGATGGGTCTTGCCACACACTGGAGGTGAACCCAGACGACACAGTGGCCTCTCTTAAAATACGCATCCAGGAGAAACTGGGAGTTCCTTGCAACACTCAGAAGCTGATGTTTGTGAACGGCCAGAGCACTCATCTCAGCGACGACTCAAAGCCCCTCGGCTGGTACAGCCTGCACCGAGGAGCCACCGTGTCCCTGCTGGTGACCCAGCCGGTAAACCAGCCGGTGCAGGTGTTCCTCAAAGACGAGAAGGGGGTGACCACCACCTACGACTTCATACCGGAAGAGACTGTGAGCCACTTCAAGAGCAGGGTCCAGAGCCAAGAGGGGGTCCCTGTGAGCCAGCAGAAGCTCGTTCACCAAGGCAGAGTGATGGATGGAGGGAAACTGTCTGACTACAACGTCACTGAGAAGAGCACCATCGACCTGGGTCTCCGTCTGAGAGGAGGCTGA